A single region of the Leptodactylus fuscus isolate aLepFus1 chromosome 5, aLepFus1.hap2, whole genome shotgun sequence genome encodes:
- the LOC142204816 gene encoding cytosolic purine 5'-nucleotidase-like, whose product MGSISKEHNMGTDGRQLQDRCPSSSDTSGIDLRTLKRDYHHRIFVNRSLGLEKIKCFGFDMDYTLAMYRSPDYEELGFELLLDRLVSIGYPHEILEYKYDPSFPTRGLVFDTLYGNLLKVDSNGNVLVCTHGFRFLKGVEVWCKYPNKFIQRDDTKRYHVLNTLFNLSETYLYACLVDFFSDCPRYVNYDTGYRHGNLFMSFKSMFQDVRDAMDYIHDTGVLKEKTLKDLNKYVVRDERIPLLLNRLREVGKVFLATNSDYKYTNAIMSYLFDDGIEDKYDPMKKTWRSYFDLIVVDTRKPLFFAEGTVLRQVNTDNGMLRIGTYTGPHQHCAVYSGGSSDIVCDLLGVKGKDILYVGDHIFGDILKSKKRQGWRTFLVVPELAKELNIWTEKSELFNELKGLDIFLGQLHEHMDSGSIEQPNISSIQKQIQKITQEMDLCYGKMGSLFRSGSRQTLFSSQLIRYADLYAASFLNLLYYPFSYVFRALPVLMPHESTLDHVTVDGADPSKVLGQHLKYIKREHIQDDWLQLVNTARLSLEDSPSLKPERERKPPNIMLC is encoded by the exons ATGGGCAGCATCAGTAAGGAGCATAACATGGGTACCGATGGGCGCCAGCTGCAGGACCGTTGTCCCAGCTCCAGCGACACTAGCGGCATAGATTTACGGACACTGAAGAGAGATTACCACCACAG GATTTTTGTCAATCGGAGTCTGGGCTTGgagaaaataaaatgttttgGCTTTGATATGGATTATACACTGGCAA TGTACCGCTCCCCAGACTATGAGGAACTTGGCTTTGAGCTTCTGCTGGACAGACTGGTTTCCATTGGATATCCCCATGAGATTCTGGAGTATAAGTATGACCCAAGCTTCCCTACAAG GGGTCTGGTCTTCGACACTCTTTATGGAAACTTGCTGAAGGTGGACTCTAATGGGAACGTGCTGGTCTGCACTCATGGTTTCCGCTTCTTGAAAGG gGTAGAAGTCTGGTGTAAATACCCCAATAAATTCATCCAGAGAGATGACACCAAAAGATATCATGTCCTTAACACGCTGTTCAACTTGTCAG AGACCTATCTATATGCCTGCCTGGTGGATTTTTTCAGTGACTGCCCACGATATGTTAA CTACGACACCGGATATCGCCACGGCAATCTGTTTATGTCCTTTAAAAGTATGTTTCAGGATGTGAGAGACGCAATGGACTACATCCATGACACG GGTGTCCTGAAGGAGAAGACTCTGAAAGATCTGAATAAATACGTTGTCAGAGAT GAGAGAATCCCTTTGCTGCTGAATCGTTTACGGGAGGTTGGAAAAGTGTTTCTAGCCACAAACAGTGATTACAAATACACCAAT GCCATCATGTCCTACCTGTTTGATGATGGAATTGAAGATAAG TATGACCCCATGAAGAAAACCTGGCGCTCTTACTTTGATCTCATTGTTGTGGATACAAGGAAACCGCTCTTCTTTGCAGAAGGAACTGTTCTTCGTCAAGTTAACACG GATAATGGGATGCTACGGATTGGAACTTACACAGGTCCTCATCAGCACTGTGCGGTGTACTCAGGAG GGTCCTCAGATATTGTATGTGACCTCCTTGGGGTGAAAGGAAAAGACATCCTGTATGTGGGGGACCACATATTTGGAGACATCTTGAAGTCTAAAAAGAGACAGGGATGGAGAACATTTCTAGTTGTGCCTGAACTGGCCAAAGAGCTCAACATCTGGACAGAGAAGAGCG AGCTTTTCAATGAGTTGAAGGGTCTGGACATCTTCCTTGGCCAGCTGCATGA ACACATGGACAGTGGCAGCATTGAGCAACCCAACATCAGCTCCATCCAGAAGCAGATCCAG AAAATTACCCAAGAGATGGACCTGTGTTACGGGAAGATGGGCAGCCTGTTCCGCAGCGGTTCCCGGCAGACGCTGTTCTCCAGTCAGCTGATACGATATGCTGATCTGTATGCGGCCTCCTTCCTCAACCTTCTATATTATCCCTTTAGCTACGTGTTCAGAGCTCTTCCCGTACTG ATGCCACATGAATCCACATTGGACCATGTCACTGTGGATGGCGCAGATCCCAGCAAGGTTCTTGGGCAACATCTGAAATACATCAAAAGGGAACAT ATTCAAGATGACTGGCTGCAGCTGGTAAACACGGCGCGCCTGAGCCTGGAGGACTCGCCATCATTAAAGCCCGAACGAGAAAGAAAGCCGCCAAACATCATGCTGTGTTAG